In the genome of Lysobacter sp. 5GHs7-4, the window GGCGTCGAGCTTGGCGTAGCCAGCGGCGATGCCCTGTTCCATGTTGCTGGCCAGGGCGCCGTCGCGCGCCGCGCGCGAGGCGTAGACCACGGTGGTGACCAGGGTGGTCTTGCCGTCGCGCTCGTCCAGCGTGGAGGTGCCGACGGTCTCGCCGCCGGTCCAGTCGTGGTCGTAGAGCTCGGTGCGCACGATGCGGGCCGGCCGCTCGATCTCGCGATGCACGCCGCCCATGCCCATCTCCACGCCCTGCGGGCCGCTCCAGACGAAGCGATAGGCGCCGCCGACGCGCAGGTCGACCTCGCACACGATCAGGGTCCAGCCGTCGGGGCCGTGGAACCAGCGCTTGAGCAGTTCGGGTTTGGTGAGCGCGTCGAACACGAGTTCGCGCGGCGCATCGAACGCGCGCGTGATCACGATCTCGCGTTCGCCCGGGGCGGTGACGGTGAGGGCGTTGTGGGTGTGCATGGGATCCGTTCTCCTTAACGTGGCTTGCGTGATTTGGACGGTTGGGCGGGCGCCGGTTCGGCTTGCAGTTCGCTCAGCAACGCATCCAGGCGCTGGTAGTTGCGTTCCCAGATGCGGCGGTAGTGCTCCAGCCAGACGTTGGCCTCGGCCAGCGGCTGCGCTTCGATCCGGCAGGGGCGGCGCTGGGCGTCGCGACCGCGGCTGATCAGGCCGGCGTGCTCCAGCACCTTGAGGTGCTTGGAGATCGCCGGCTGGCTCATGGCGAAGGGCTCGGCCAGTTCGGTCACGGTGGCTTCGCCGCTGGCGAGGCGGGCCAGGATTGCCCGTCGCGTGGGGTCGGCCAGGGCGGCGAAGGTGGCGTCGAGGCGTTGCGGTTGCACAAATATAACCTTCGAGTTACATAACTTATGGGTTATATACAGGCGAGTCGAAGCGACGTCAAGCGCCGAAGTCGCGGATTCGATGGATGGGGGCGACGCCTACGGGCGCGCGCCGGTCGTCGGACTTATCTGGCTTCGACGCTGTGGCTGGAGACGAACCGCGCGACGATCCGTTGGCCCCGCAGCGGACGCACGGCACCGCAATGACTGACGCGAGCGCGGCGCAAGCCGCGATCGTCGCGGTCGGCCGCGCTCATCGCGTGCGCTGCGGCGCGGCGTCCGCCGGCACCGTGCAATCCGGCGCCAGCGTCGGCGGCGGTGCCTGCTGGGTCACGCACAGATCGAAGCGCGCCGACAGGCCGACGATCTCGCGGCTGGCGCCGGCGGCCACGCTGAAGCGTTCGTAGGCCTGGGCGCGGCAGTCGGGCCGCTTCGGCGCGCAGGCGTGCGCGAACAGCGCGTAGTGGCAGCGGCCGCTGTCGCTGGCGATGCATTCGAAACGGCCGATGCCGGCCTGCACGCGGGTGCGCGCGTGCAAGGTGTCGCGGCCGTCGGTGTGGGTGCGCGTGACCAGGGTGGTGCCGCCGGTATCGCAACCCAGCAGGGCGAACAGGAAATAGGCCAACGCGATCAGATTGCGCATGCTGCACCTCGGGCTGTGGGCGAACGCCGTCCGCACGCGGCGGGCCGCATGGGAAGGATCGGGCTTCGAAACAACGCGGGCCGGAGCGGATCGTCGTGCGACTGCGCCGGCGGAACCGCGCTACATGTGTCGGAACAGAGCCATGAACGGCTGGCTCACGCTCAAGGTTTCCGGGCGCTGTTTGAGCCGCACCGTGCCGCGGCCGCTGTCGTCGCGCACGATCGCCGCGATCGCCTTGAGGTTGACGATGGTCGAGCGGTGGATCTGCTTGAACACGTTCGGATCCAGCATGCCCACCAACTCGCGGATCGGCGTGCGCAGCAGCGCTTCGCCTTCGGCGGTGACCACGGTGGTGTACTTGTGATCGGCGCGGAAGTAGGCGACGTCGTCGACCAGGATCAGGCGCGTCTCGCGGCCGGCGCTGGCGGTGATCCAGGTCAAGGCCGGCGCCGTGTCGGCGCGCGGCAGGCCCGCGCCCAGCTGGCGCAGCAAGGCGGCCAGTGCGCCGGCCTCGGCGCCGTCGTCGGCGCTGCGCGCCTGCAGGCGGCGCACCGTCGCGGCCAAACGCTCGGGCGCGATCGGCTTGAGCAGGTAGTCGATCGCGCCGCGCTCGAAGGCGTCCACCGCGTACTGGTCGTAGGCGGTCACAAACACGATGCGCGTGTGCGGGCTGGCCTCGGCCGCGGCGGCGGCCACGTCCAGCCCGCTCAGGCCCGGCATGCGGATGTCGAGGAAGGCGACGTCGGGCGCATGCGCGGCGATGGCTTCCAGCGCCTCGGCGCCGTCCTCGCAGGCGGCCACCACGTCCAGCCCGGGCCAGGCCTCGGCCAGCAGGTCGAGCAGGGCCTGGCGCAGCAGCGCTTCGTCTTCGGCGATGACGGCCTTAGCCATGACGGGCGTCCCGATCGAAAGCGGCGGGGACCGTGATGGTCGCGGCCACGCCGTTGGGGAAATTGGCGACCACCGCCAGCGAGGCCTGCGCGTCGTAGACCAGGCGCAGGCGTTCGCGCACGTTCTTCAGGCCGATGCCGGTACCGCCGGGTTGGGCGGCGAAGCCTTCGCCGTCGTCGGCCACGGTCACCGCGACCGCATCGCCTTCGCGACGCGCCAGCAGCCACACCGTGCCGCCGCCGCTGCGCGGCTCCAGGCCGTGCTTGATCGCGTTCTCGACCAGGGTCTGCAGCATCATCGGCGGCAGCGGCGTGGCGCGCAGCGCATCGGGCACGTCGATCTGCGTGCTCAGGCGCGGCCCCATGCGGATGCGCAGGATTTCCAGATAGGCCTGGGCGCGTTCGAGTTCTTCGCCCAGGGTCGACAGCGCGTCCTCGGTGCGCGGCAGCGAGTGGCGCAGGTATTGGATCAGATGACCGAGCATCTCGTCGGCTCGCGCCGGATCGCTGCGGGTCAGGTACTGCGCGCTGGCTAGGGTGTTGTAGAGGAAGTGCGGTTCGACCTGCGCGTGCAGCAGGCTGAGCTTGGCGACGGTGAGCTCTT includes:
- a CDS encoding metalloregulator ArsR/SmtB family transcription factor; translated protein: MQPQRLDATFAALADPTRRAILARLASGEATVTELAEPFAMSQPAISKHLKVLEHAGLISRGRDAQRRPCRIEAQPLAEANVWLEHYRRIWERNYQRLDALLSELQAEPAPAQPSKSRKPR
- a CDS encoding SRPBCC family protein: MHTHNALTVTAPGEREIVITRAFDAPRELVFDALTKPELLKRWFHGPDGWTLIVCEVDLRVGGAYRFVWSGPQGVEMGMGGVHREIERPARIVRTELYDHDWTGGETVGTSTLDERDGKTTLVTTVVYASRAARDGALASNMEQGIAAGYAKLDAFLADASTVSG
- a CDS encoding LytTR family DNA-binding domain-containing protein; translated protein: MAKAVIAEDEALLRQALLDLLAEAWPGLDVVAACEDGAEALEAIAAHAPDVAFLDIRMPGLSGLDVAAAAAEASPHTRIVFVTAYDQYAVDAFERGAIDYLLKPIAPERLAATVRRLQARSADDGAEAGALAALLRQLGAGLPRADTAPALTWITASAGRETRLILVDDVAYFRADHKYTTVVTAEGEALLRTPIRELVGMLDPNVFKQIHRSTIVNLKAIAAIVRDDSGRGTVRLKQRPETLSVSQPFMALFRHM